The following proteins are encoded in a genomic region of Mycolicibacterium confluentis:
- a CDS encoding 3-oxoacyl-[acyl-carrier-protein] synthase III C-terminal domain-containing protein produces the protein MGTVIDRLDVTEGGWRNRHSALHLAVASARNCLQQAGRDPDDVDLLVNAGIYRDHNLAEPALAALIQEDLGSNPEDPHDGGHGTFSFDVANGSCGVLTALQIVDGFLKSHTIDCALVVSSDADPGHRSSEQFPFSPAGAALLCGWSDDDSGLGPVHWVNLPDDGESFCATVGLDDNRNMLRFDAAAAMDDRYADAGAEVANRCLWDAGLTVADVDAIIAAPARTGYRAALASRLGVTQERVTVAADQRMHTAALVAALREASDRLVVGGPVLLIAAGAGVTAGAALYRTGRPWPPAPRR, from the coding sequence ATGGGCACCGTGATTGACCGCCTCGACGTCACCGAAGGCGGGTGGCGCAACCGGCACAGTGCACTGCACCTGGCCGTCGCGTCGGCCCGCAACTGCCTGCAACAGGCCGGACGGGACCCCGACGACGTGGATCTTCTGGTCAACGCCGGCATCTACCGCGACCACAACCTGGCCGAACCCGCTCTCGCGGCGCTGATCCAGGAGGATCTCGGGTCCAACCCGGAGGATCCGCACGACGGCGGTCACGGCACGTTCTCCTTCGACGTGGCCAACGGGTCCTGCGGAGTGCTCACCGCGCTGCAGATCGTCGACGGATTCCTCAAGTCCCACACCATCGACTGCGCCCTCGTGGTCTCCAGCGACGCCGACCCGGGGCACAGAAGCAGCGAGCAGTTCCCCTTCTCCCCCGCCGGCGCGGCCCTGCTGTGCGGGTGGAGCGACGACGACTCCGGACTCGGCCCGGTGCACTGGGTGAACCTGCCCGACGATGGCGAGAGCTTCTGCGCGACAGTGGGGCTCGACGACAACCGCAACATGCTTCGGTTCGACGCGGCGGCCGCGATGGACGACCGGTACGCCGACGCCGGCGCCGAGGTGGCCAACCGTTGCCTGTGGGACGCCGGACTCACCGTGGCCGACGTCGACGCGATCATCGCGGCGCCCGCGCGAACCGGCTACCGCGCCGCGCTCGCGTCACGGTTGGGGGTCACCCAGGAGCGGGTCACGGTCGCGGCCGACCAGCGGATGCACACCGCGGCGCTGGTGGCCGCGCTGCGCGAGGCGTCCGACCGGCTGGTGGTCGGCGGGCCCGTGCTGCTGATCGCCGCGGGTGCCGGTGTCACCGCGGGTGCCGCGCTGTACCGCACGGGGCGGCCGTGGCCGCCCGCGCCTCGGCGATGA
- a CDS encoding 3-oxoacyl-ACP synthase III family protein yields the protein MRTHWLMTDGAGPPAPYRARLAGAGRHLPPTHLSTDDLMATTRHRTHIDLERLTGIRERRVSTGDEDSYSLAIAAARDCLSRADQDPAALDVVINCSITKFRDGLTQWVEPTMSGAVARAIGAERAMTFDLSNACAGMLTGVTVLNNWIRQGTVQRGLVVSGEYISQLGQNAARHIRTIMSKELACLTLGDAGAALLLERAPVDSAGISIAGFTTVADHSRLCLAYPKGHDPGARMFTDSRGIQRAAIAATPYLLHEILDTAGISIHDIDHVITHQTSARAIRKGMAALTESFGDRPAHDAVITVDRYGNTASTTHTVALVEELEAGRIRPGETVALVALASGLEIGVVLLTLDEEMVSRYGHRD from the coding sequence ATGCGCACGCACTGGCTGATGACGGACGGTGCCGGACCTCCGGCGCCGTATCGCGCGCGGCTGGCTGGCGCGGGCCGGCACCTGCCACCAACACATCTGAGCACCGACGACCTGATGGCGACCACCCGCCACCGCACGCACATCGACCTCGAGCGGCTGACCGGTATCCGCGAGCGTCGGGTGTCCACCGGTGACGAGGACTCCTACAGCCTGGCCATCGCGGCCGCGCGGGACTGCCTGAGCAGGGCGGACCAGGACCCCGCAGCGCTGGATGTGGTGATCAACTGCAGCATCACGAAGTTCCGCGACGGCCTGACGCAGTGGGTGGAGCCGACGATGAGCGGTGCCGTCGCCCGAGCCATCGGGGCCGAGCGCGCGATGACCTTCGACCTGTCCAATGCGTGCGCGGGGATGCTGACCGGAGTCACGGTGCTCAACAACTGGATTCGGCAGGGCACCGTGCAGCGCGGGCTGGTGGTCAGTGGCGAGTACATCTCGCAGTTGGGGCAGAACGCGGCGCGGCACATCCGCACCATCATGAGTAAGGAACTCGCCTGCCTGACGCTCGGTGATGCGGGTGCGGCGCTGCTGCTCGAACGCGCCCCGGTGGACTCCGCCGGGATCAGCATCGCCGGGTTCACCACCGTGGCCGACCACAGCCGGCTGTGCCTGGCCTACCCGAAGGGCCACGACCCGGGCGCCCGGATGTTCACCGACTCACGGGGCATCCAGCGTGCGGCGATCGCCGCGACCCCCTATCTTCTGCACGAAATCCTCGACACCGCAGGCATTTCAATTCATGACATCGACCATGTGATCACCCATCAGACCTCGGCCCGCGCCATCCGCAAGGGTATGGCCGCACTCACCGAATCCTTCGGGGACCGCCCCGCCCACGACGCGGTGATCACCGTCGACCGGTACGGCAACACCGCGTCGACGACGCACACCGTGGCGCTGGTCGAAGAGCTTGAGGCGGGCCGCATTCGGCCCGGTGAGACCGTCGCGCTCGTCGCGTTGGCCTCCGGCTTGGAGATCGGTGTCGTCCTGTTGACCCTCGACGAGGAGATGGTGAGCCGTTATGGGCACCGTGATTGA
- a CDS encoding wax ester/triacylglycerol synthase domain-containing protein, protein MSDFMRSSDAFTWAMETDPRLRSTVVTVLVLDKSPNWDRVRDRMDLISRRLPMFRQRVVESPLPGTPRWEDAPDFDLDFHIRHVASPDPGTLDGVLELARVAAMEDFDRARPLWEVTLFDGLDDGGAAVVCKFHHALTDGVGGVQIGMILFDLSEQPADAEPMPPAQLVRAYPWWGEYRSVLGHDAKLAATTVTGALTAAPGLVFNSVRRPRATLESAVATAASIYRTVRPVTRTGSPLMTGRTLTRRLGVHQVPKDGLREAAHRSGGALNDAFIAGLAGGLRLYHDKHGVEVGDLHLTMPISLRAEDDEMGGNRITLMRFDVPVGIADPAERIAAIHKRTARMRHERSLPYTEWIAGALNLMPRWYIGSILRNVDFLASDVPGIPVPVFLGGAKLVMQYAFGPTIGAAVNVTLLSYVDTCSLGIDVDTGAIPDFEVFRECLVAGFDEVLALAA, encoded by the coding sequence ATGAGCGACTTCATGCGCAGCAGCGACGCGTTCACCTGGGCGATGGAGACCGATCCACGCCTGCGGTCGACCGTGGTCACTGTTCTCGTACTCGACAAGTCGCCGAACTGGGACCGCGTGCGCGACAGGATGGATCTGATCAGCCGCAGGCTGCCGATGTTTCGGCAACGGGTGGTGGAGTCACCCCTTCCGGGGACCCCGCGGTGGGAGGACGCCCCGGACTTCGACCTCGACTTCCACATCAGGCACGTGGCGTCGCCGGACCCGGGCACCCTCGACGGGGTGCTGGAGCTGGCGCGGGTCGCCGCGATGGAGGACTTCGACCGGGCCCGCCCGCTGTGGGAGGTGACGTTGTTCGACGGTCTCGACGACGGCGGGGCGGCGGTGGTGTGCAAGTTTCACCATGCCCTCACCGACGGCGTGGGTGGTGTGCAGATCGGGATGATCCTGTTCGACCTCTCCGAGCAGCCCGCAGATGCCGAACCGATGCCGCCCGCGCAGCTGGTGCGTGCGTACCCGTGGTGGGGGGAGTACCGCAGCGTGCTCGGTCACGACGCGAAACTCGCCGCGACGACGGTGACCGGCGCGCTGACCGCGGCCCCGGGACTGGTGTTCAACAGTGTCCGCCGACCGAGGGCAACCCTCGAATCCGCAGTGGCCACGGCCGCGTCGATCTACCGCACCGTCCGCCCGGTGACCCGGACCGGATCACCCCTGATGACGGGCCGCACCCTGACCCGCCGACTCGGGGTGCACCAGGTGCCCAAAGACGGGCTCCGGGAGGCGGCGCACCGCAGCGGCGGCGCGCTCAACGACGCGTTCATCGCCGGACTGGCCGGCGGACTGCGGCTCTACCACGACAAGCACGGCGTCGAGGTGGGCGACCTGCACCTGACCATGCCGATCAGCCTGCGCGCCGAAGACGACGAGATGGGCGGCAACCGAATCACCCTGATGCGCTTCGACGTTCCGGTCGGGATAGCGGACCCGGCCGAGCGCATCGCGGCCATCCACAAGCGGACCGCGAGAATGCGCCATGAGAGGTCACTGCCCTACACCGAGTGGATCGCGGGCGCGCTGAACCTGATGCCGCGCTGGTACATCGGGTCGATCCTGCGCAACGTCGACTTCCTGGCCAGCGACGTTCCCGGCATTCCGGTGCCGGTGTTCCTCGGCGGCGCCAAGCTGGTGATGCAGTACGCGTTCGGTCCGACCATCGGCGCGGCTGTCAACGTCACGCTGCTCAGCTACGTCGACACATGCTCCCTGGGCATCGACGTCGACACCGGCGCGATCCCGGATTTCGAGGTTTTCCGCGAATGCCTCGTCGCGGGCTTCGATGAAGTGCTGGCCCTGGCGGCCTGA
- a CDS encoding dihydroorotate dehydrogenase-like protein, protein MELKTRYLGLELSNPLVASASPLSKTVDGVRRLADAGVGAVVMYSLFEEQLRREADEDAGLRAAGAESFAESLSYFPDAADDHGPSRYLSILERAAEAVSVPVIGSINAGAPGSWAGYARSMQNCGAAAIELNIYSLPGDSHISGRDVEERHLDILARVKAAVSVPVAVKLSPYFSATADMARRLDLAGADGLVLFNRFLQPDIDIEALAVSPGASLSRAADARLPLTWIALLRGRIGASLAATSGVVDSTEVVKFLLAGADVVMTASALLRHGPAYAADLLDGLRQWMTAKGYTSIDDVRGLLAVPFGTDEVAHERSGYVTALRQANSADFGPW, encoded by the coding sequence ATGGAACTGAAAACCCGCTACCTGGGCCTGGAGTTGTCCAACCCGCTGGTCGCGTCGGCGTCGCCACTGTCGAAGACCGTCGACGGCGTCCGGCGCCTGGCCGACGCCGGAGTCGGTGCGGTGGTGATGTACTCGCTGTTCGAAGAACAGCTGCGCCGCGAAGCCGACGAGGATGCGGGGCTGCGCGCGGCAGGTGCTGAGAGCTTCGCCGAGTCGCTGTCGTATTTCCCGGACGCCGCCGACGATCATGGGCCCAGCCGCTACCTGAGCATTCTCGAACGCGCCGCCGAAGCCGTCTCGGTGCCGGTGATCGGCAGCATCAACGCCGGCGCACCCGGCAGTTGGGCCGGATACGCCCGATCGATGCAGAACTGCGGTGCCGCGGCGATCGAGCTGAACATCTATTCGCTGCCCGGTGATTCCCACATCTCGGGCCGCGACGTCGAAGAACGCCACCTCGACATCCTGGCTCGGGTCAAGGCCGCGGTGAGCGTCCCGGTGGCCGTCAAACTCAGCCCCTACTTCAGCGCGACCGCGGATATGGCCCGGCGCCTCGATCTGGCCGGCGCGGACGGCCTGGTGTTGTTCAACCGCTTCCTTCAGCCCGACATTGACATCGAGGCGCTGGCCGTGTCGCCCGGGGCTTCGCTGTCGAGAGCAGCCGACGCTCGGCTGCCGCTGACGTGGATCGCGCTGCTGCGCGGCCGGATTGGTGCATCGTTGGCCGCGACGAGCGGTGTCGTGGACTCGACGGAAGTGGTCAAGTTTCTGCTGGCCGGTGCGGATGTGGTGATGACCGCGTCGGCGTTGCTGCGCCACGGCCCGGCCTACGCCGCCGACCTGCTGGACGGGTTACGGCAGTGGATGACGGCCAAGGGATACACCTCGATCGACGACGTGCGTGGGCTGCTCGCGGTGCCGTTCGGCACCGACGAGGTCGCCCATGAGCGCAGCGGTTACGTCACTGCCCTGCGGCAGGCCAACAGCGCCGACTTCGGGCCGTGGTGA
- the nifJ gene encoding pyruvate:ferredoxin (flavodoxin) oxidoreductase, with translation MTRATMDGNEAAVSVAYRLNEVCCIYPITPSSPMAELADAWSSAHRPNAWGTVPTVVEMQSEGGAAGALHGALQSGALTTTFTSSQGLLLMIPNMYKIAGELTSAVINVAARSIAAQGLSIFGDHSDVMATRQTGFALLGSASVQEAHDLALVAQAATLATRIPFVHFFDGFRTSHEINTIDTLSNDDLRDLVPEESIWAHRERALSPERPFIRGTAQNPDVYFQARETVNPFYVRVPGVVEDLMARLGVRTGRTMHIVEYHGHPQAERVLVLMGSGAETVAQTVAALVERGERVGVVQVRLYRPFPTEALLAALPPTVRTVGVLDRTKEPGSVGEPLHLDVVAALTEAHADGQRLVLPRVTGGRYGLSSKEFTPAMVAGVFAELAREHPRRRFTIGIDDDVSFTSVDYDPSFDIESPDTVRAVFFGLGSDGTVGANKNTIKILGAEPGLHAQAYFVYDSKKSGSRTESHLRFGPHPIRAPYLVTGANFIGCHQFHFLDQVDVLGRAGTGATLLLNCRLAADKVWDALPRPVQEQILDKRITLYTVDADRIAREAGLAGRINIVLQTCFFAISDVLPRDLAIARIKESVQHTYGNRGAEVLAKEMAAVDGAVAGLQKIAVPASVTSLWAPAPPVPESAPEFVRTVTAEMMAGRGDALPVSALPVDGTYPSGTTAYEKRNISDLVAVWDPDTCIQCGNCGFVCPHSVIRSKFYDQSELDGTPADFASAPLNAVGLPNARFSLQVYVEDCTGCGLCVEACPVVIPGPDRAKAINLGPAEPRVHTERTNIEFFESLPTNDRSKVDFGTVRGTQFLDPLFEFSGACAGCGETPYLRLLSQLFGDRLMIANATGCSSIYGGNLPTTPWTTDADGRGPAWSNSLFEDNAEFGLGMRLAADTHVQLARQRLTELRDTVGAELVDEILTAPQLRESELAAQRQRVAQLRARLAELDPARTADLLSVADQLVRRSVWIVGGDGWAYDIGSGGLDHVLASGRNVNVLVLDTEVYSNTGGQMSKSTPLGAVAKFAAAGKTVPKKDLALQAIAYGNVYVAKVAMGADPQQTLQAFREAEAYDGPSMVIAYSHCIAHGIDMRLGMDQQYRAVASGHWPLLRYDPVLRAAGANPFLLDSHRPRIPLADYSYRELRYRTLAKTDPVEGERLLELAEQAIDQRWAVYEEMAARTAAHFHPDARRDR, from the coding sequence ATGACTCGCGCCACGATGGACGGCAATGAGGCCGCGGTCTCGGTTGCCTACCGGCTCAACGAGGTGTGCTGCATCTACCCGATCACGCCGTCGTCCCCGATGGCCGAACTGGCCGACGCCTGGTCCAGCGCGCACCGCCCCAATGCGTGGGGCACCGTACCCACGGTGGTGGAGATGCAGAGCGAGGGCGGCGCGGCGGGCGCCCTGCACGGCGCCCTGCAGAGCGGCGCGCTGACCACGACGTTCACCTCGTCGCAGGGCCTGCTGCTGATGATCCCGAACATGTACAAGATCGCTGGCGAACTCACCTCCGCCGTCATCAATGTTGCTGCCAGATCGATTGCCGCCCAAGGATTGTCGATCTTCGGCGATCATTCCGACGTGATGGCCACGCGGCAGACCGGATTCGCCCTGCTCGGGTCCGCCTCGGTCCAGGAGGCCCACGACCTGGCGCTCGTCGCACAGGCGGCCACTCTCGCGACCCGGATACCGTTCGTGCATTTCTTCGACGGATTCCGAACCTCCCACGAGATCAACACCATTGACACGCTGTCGAACGACGACCTGCGGGACCTGGTGCCCGAGGAGTCGATCTGGGCGCATCGCGAACGCGCACTGTCCCCCGAGCGGCCGTTCATCCGCGGCACCGCGCAGAACCCCGACGTGTACTTCCAGGCCCGCGAGACGGTCAACCCGTTCTACGTGCGGGTCCCCGGGGTCGTCGAGGACCTGATGGCCCGCCTCGGTGTGCGCACCGGCCGCACGATGCACATCGTGGAATACCACGGGCACCCGCAGGCCGAGCGCGTGCTGGTGCTGATGGGTTCCGGCGCCGAGACCGTGGCGCAGACCGTGGCTGCGCTCGTCGAACGCGGGGAGCGGGTCGGTGTGGTGCAGGTCCGGCTGTACCGGCCCTTTCCCACGGAGGCACTGTTGGCGGCGCTGCCACCGACGGTGCGCACGGTCGGCGTGCTGGACCGCACCAAGGAGCCCGGTTCGGTCGGCGAACCGCTGCACCTCGATGTCGTCGCGGCGCTGACCGAGGCGCACGCCGACGGCCAACGTCTGGTCCTGCCACGCGTCACCGGGGGACGCTACGGGTTGTCGTCGAAGGAGTTCACCCCCGCCATGGTGGCCGGGGTGTTCGCCGAACTGGCGCGCGAGCACCCGCGCCGGCGGTTCACCATCGGCATCGACGACGACGTCTCCTTCACCAGCGTGGACTACGACCCGTCATTTGACATCGAATCGCCCGACACGGTCCGGGCGGTGTTCTTCGGCCTCGGTTCGGACGGGACCGTCGGCGCGAACAAGAACACCATCAAGATCCTCGGAGCCGAGCCGGGTCTGCACGCCCAGGCCTACTTCGTCTACGACTCGAAGAAGTCGGGTTCACGGACCGAGTCGCACCTGCGCTTCGGGCCGCATCCCATCAGGGCGCCCTACCTGGTGACCGGTGCGAATTTCATTGGCTGCCATCAGTTCCACTTCCTCGACCAGGTCGACGTCCTCGGCCGGGCCGGCACCGGCGCGACGCTGCTGTTGAATTGCCGACTGGCCGCCGACAAGGTGTGGGACGCGCTGCCCCGCCCTGTCCAGGAGCAGATCCTGGACAAGCGGATCACGCTCTACACCGTCGACGCCGACCGGATCGCCCGCGAGGCCGGACTGGCCGGACGGATCAACATCGTCCTGCAGACCTGCTTCTTCGCGATCTCCGACGTGTTGCCCCGGGACCTGGCCATCGCCCGGATCAAGGAGTCGGTGCAGCACACCTACGGCAACCGGGGCGCCGAGGTGCTGGCCAAGGAAATGGCCGCCGTCGACGGCGCCGTGGCCGGGTTGCAGAAGATCGCGGTGCCCGCGTCGGTCACCTCGCTGTGGGCACCGGCACCGCCGGTGCCCGAGTCGGCGCCGGAGTTCGTCCGCACCGTCACCGCTGAAATGATGGCCGGTCGCGGAGATGCGTTGCCGGTCAGCGCGCTTCCCGTCGACGGCACCTACCCGAGCGGCACCACGGCCTACGAGAAGCGCAACATCTCCGATCTCGTCGCGGTGTGGGATCCGGACACCTGCATCCAATGCGGCAACTGTGGTTTCGTCTGCCCGCACAGCGTGATCCGGTCCAAGTTCTACGATCAGTCCGAACTGGACGGAACACCAGCGGATTTCGCCTCCGCACCGTTGAACGCCGTCGGCCTGCCCAACGCCCGGTTCTCGCTACAGGTATACGTCGAGGACTGCACCGGATGCGGCCTGTGCGTCGAGGCCTGCCCGGTCGTCATCCCCGGCCCGGACAGGGCCAAGGCGATCAACCTCGGCCCAGCCGAGCCGCGGGTGCACACCGAGCGGACGAATATCGAGTTCTTCGAGTCGCTTCCGACCAATGACCGGTCCAAGGTCGACTTCGGCACGGTGCGCGGAACCCAGTTCCTCGATCCGCTGTTCGAATTCTCGGGCGCCTGCGCGGGATGCGGCGAGACGCCGTACCTGCGACTGCTGTCCCAGTTGTTCGGGGATCGGCTGATGATCGCCAACGCCACGGGCTGCTCGTCGATCTATGGCGGCAATCTGCCCACCACGCCGTGGACCACCGACGCCGACGGGCGAGGGCCGGCCTGGTCGAACTCGCTGTTCGAGGACAACGCGGAGTTCGGGCTCGGCATGCGATTGGCCGCCGACACCCACGTCCAGCTGGCCCGGCAGCGGCTGACCGAGCTGCGCGACACCGTCGGGGCGGAGCTGGTGGACGAGATCCTGACGGCGCCGCAGCTCCGGGAGTCGGAGCTCGCGGCCCAGCGGCAGCGGGTGGCCCAGCTGCGGGCCCGCCTTGCCGAACTCGACCCCGCCCGAACCGCCGACCTGCTCAGCGTGGCCGATCAGCTGGTTCGGCGCAGCGTGTGGATCGTCGGCGGTGACGGCTGGGCGTACGACATCGGCTCCGGTGGGCTCGACCATGTGCTCGCCAGCGGGCGCAATGTCAACGTGCTGGTGCTCGACACCGAGGTGTACTCGAACACCGGGGGCCAGATGTCCAAATCGACGCCGCTGGGTGCGGTCGCCAAATTCGCCGCGGCGGGAAAGACCGTGCCGAAGAAGGACCTTGCCCTGCAGGCGATCGCGTACGGCAACGTCTACGTCGCGAAGGTCGCCATGGGGGCCGACCCGCAGCAGACCCTGCAGGCCTTCCGCGAGGCGGAGGCATACGACGGGCCCTCCATGGTGATCGCGTACAGCCACTGCATCGCCCACGGCATCGACATGCGCCTCGGGATGGATCAGCAGTACCGCGCCGTGGCCAGCGGACATTGGCCGCTGCTGCGGTATGACCCGGTGCTGCGAGCCGCCGGGGCCAATCCGTTCCTGCTCGATTCGCACCGGCCGCGCATCCCACTGGCCGACTACTCCTACCGGGAGCTGCGTTACCGTACGTTGGCAAAGACCGATCCGGTGGAGGGCGAACGCCTGCTGGAGTTGGCCGAGCAGGCGATCGATCAGCGTTGGGCCGTCTACGAAGAGATGGCGGCCCGAACCGCCGCGCACTTCCACCCCGACGCTCGCAGGGATCGCTGA
- a CDS encoding NAD(P)-binding protein — MTGFDDLTPLADLAHGRSRAGPVRRRRPVYVDLLPPCNAGCPAGENIQAWLAHATAGRFEAAWRQLVADNPFAAIHGRVCYHPCETVCNRAYLDTAVSIHSVERFLGDLARERGWRFEAPPARTGKRVLIVGAGPSGLSAAYQLARLGHEVEIRDAGAIPGGMMRYGIPSYRLPRDVLDDELGRIAALGVRLTIGHRVHDLAAERDDGDFDAVFVAVGAHLAKRVDIPARDASTMVDAVSFLRSVASGEKPAIGRRVAVYGGGNTAMDAARVARRLGAEDAVIVYRRTRDQMPAHAEEAEDAEREGVRINWLRTVTAFDGPELQVEVMELDADGRPQPTGLFESLAADTLIMALGQETESAFMRTLPGVEVDADGNVRVSDSLMTGCPGVFAGGDMVPGERTVTVGVGHGKKAARHIDAWLRGAASERPPKHPTATFTALNPWYFGDTAQRRQPELEPATRVRGFEEVVGGLSSDEAVYEARRCLSCGNCFECDGCLGACPEDAVIKLGVGHRYRFDYDRCTGCAVCADQCPVHAIEMFPEPT, encoded by the coding sequence GTGACAGGTTTCGACGACCTCACGCCGCTCGCGGACCTGGCCCACGGGCGCTCCCGGGCTGGCCCGGTCCGGCGGCGCCGACCCGTCTACGTCGATCTTCTGCCACCGTGCAATGCCGGTTGCCCGGCCGGGGAGAACATCCAGGCCTGGCTCGCGCACGCCACCGCCGGCCGGTTCGAAGCCGCGTGGCGTCAGCTCGTCGCGGACAACCCCTTCGCCGCGATACACGGTCGGGTGTGCTATCACCCGTGCGAAACCGTCTGCAATCGGGCATATCTGGACACCGCGGTGTCCATCCATTCGGTGGAGCGGTTTCTCGGCGACCTCGCGCGGGAGCGCGGGTGGAGGTTCGAGGCACCGCCCGCCCGGACCGGCAAGCGGGTGCTGATCGTCGGGGCCGGACCCAGCGGCCTGTCGGCCGCCTACCAGCTGGCACGGCTGGGGCATGAGGTCGAGATCCGCGACGCGGGCGCGATACCCGGTGGAATGATGCGGTACGGCATCCCCAGCTACCGACTCCCCCGGGATGTGCTCGATGACGAACTCGGCCGGATCGCGGCCCTGGGTGTGCGGCTGACAATCGGTCATCGAGTGCACGACCTCGCGGCCGAGCGGGACGACGGCGACTTCGACGCGGTGTTCGTCGCGGTCGGCGCGCACCTGGCGAAGCGGGTCGACATCCCGGCCCGCGACGCCAGCACGATGGTGGACGCGGTGTCGTTCCTGCGCAGCGTCGCCTCCGGCGAGAAGCCGGCGATCGGGCGGCGCGTCGCCGTCTACGGCGGCGGCAACACCGCCATGGATGCGGCCCGCGTGGCCCGCCGCCTGGGCGCCGAGGACGCGGTCATCGTCTACCGCCGCACCCGCGATCAGATGCCCGCCCATGCCGAGGAGGCCGAGGACGCCGAGCGCGAGGGTGTGCGGATCAACTGGCTGCGCACGGTCACCGCGTTCGACGGACCCGAGCTGCAGGTGGAGGTCATGGAACTCGATGCGGACGGGCGTCCCCAACCCACCGGACTCTTCGAGTCGCTGGCCGCGGACACTCTCATCATGGCGCTCGGACAGGAGACCGAATCGGCGTTCATGCGCACCCTGCCGGGAGTGGAAGTCGACGCCGACGGCAACGTAAGGGTCTCGGATTCGCTGATGACCGGCTGTCCGGGGGTTTTCGCTGGCGGTGACATGGTGCCCGGGGAGCGCACGGTCACCGTCGGTGTCGGGCACGGTAAGAAGGCGGCCCGCCACATCGACGCCTGGCTGCGCGGGGCGGCGTCCGAGCGGCCCCCCAAACACCCGACCGCCACCTTCACCGCGCTGAACCCCTGGTATTTCGGTGACACCGCACAACGTCGGCAGCCCGAACTCGAACCGGCCACGAGAGTCCGGGGTTTCGAGGAGGTCGTCGGCGGGTTGTCCAGCGATGAGGCGGTCTACGAGGCGCGACGTTGTCTGTCCTGCGGCAACTGCTTCGAATGCGACGGTTGCCTGGGGGCGTGCCCGGAGGACGCGGTGATCAAACTCGGTGTCGGACACCGGTACCGGTTCGACTACGACAGGTGCACGGGCTGCGCTGTCTGCGCCGACCAGTGCCCGGTGCACGCCATCGAAATGTTCCCGGAGCCGACATGA